AGCACACAGAAAGCCTCTTCCTGTTGCGACGCCAACCAGGCGCTACGTGAACAGCGGGTAGCGCATCATCAAAAACTTGGCCACTTCCGCTGCTTATGCTGTAAGGTTTGCCCATGTGAAGTAATAAATCGACTTATTATGAATTTTTAAAACTGCACCGTTCATTTATAAACACACTGTACATTAAATCGTCTCGTACCTTTACCTCAATTTTACTTCGAAATAACGTCGGTGAAAATCTTCCTTTGTGTGTGCATGGATCATTAATGTCTGTTTAAATTACGTTGTTAATATTGGTTCAGTGTATCCAACTACCGAAATGTTTTTCGCCATGATACGCATTTCGTTTTATTCAGTTAAAGCATCGACAATTGCAGGATTTTCTCTAAAGGTATTTGCTTACAATGcggatgtgaaaaaaaaaagaaagtaggagCCTACATAGGTCGAACAGCGAAACACAACAATGCTGACAAACACGTGTAGTAGTGAGGCAGTATTTCTGGGGCGCCCAATAACACAGACCATTGACAGCTGTGTGCTGGAAGGCAGCCCCCGCACACCGCCTCACCCCGTGCAGGCGTTCTTCTGAGCTGACCACTGTGTATTATGCAGAGGAAGTGTGCTTTTtataaaataaaacgaaataagaAAGTCTTCTGAGCATCATTACCTTACCCGTAATACGTATTTCGCAATTACGTAGTATGTAATTTACCCCTGAAATGCACACCGCCAATAGAAGATCGGGTTAAGCCTAGAACTAGTTGCGGTTAAATAAACCGGTTATTCGATGAAATTTCAATAGTTTCAGTGCCCTCTGTTCAACGTTAAATTCAGATTTGCAAAATACTCAGTCTATAACcttagaactggtatcccatttgATCCTCTTCAGTCGAGTTCACGCTCTCGTCAGTAGTAGTAGAGCTCACTGTCCCTGGCTAAGCCCGTGTCCTCTATCCCTATGTCAGAGACAATAGCGAGAGGCCGTATCCTCCCTTCTGAGGCTGCAGTTCGGTCTGTGCTACTCCGAGATGCCCCATAGCGCTCCAGTTGGCTTGTTTGGGGCACCCTGACCTCCTCTGTGGTTGTCTGCCTCGCCACTTCCTCTGGCTCCAGACTGTTCATTTCAGCTCTGGCAGCCACTTCTGCTCCGTAGTCGCCTCCGCCCGCCGTCGTAGCGTCGGCCTGCAGTAGTACCTGCATCTCGTCCACTACCGTTGACATTCTGAGTGTGGCAGGATTTTCCAAACTCGAATCCACTTCAGTTTCGCCGCCATCTTGTGACACGAGAGAACGTCCTGTCGTGCTTGTTTTGAACCCGCTGCCGCTCGTTAAATCATCCGTAAATTTTACTCCGTTCCCTTCTGAGGCTGCAGTTCGTTCTGTGCTACTCCGAGATGCCCCATAGCGCTCCAGTTGGCTTGTTTGGGGCACCCCGACCTCCTCTGTGGTTGTTACGGTCTGCCTCAGTACTTCCTCTGGCTCCAGACTGTTCACTTCAGCTCTGGCAGCCACTTGTGCTCCTTCTACAGCACCCGTCAACACGTTGCTCCTTTCCAGATTAGTTCGGTCCTTTGCAGGTGCCAAGGAAACCTCATTTGCTTCTGTAGTTGCATCACTCACTCCTCTGGCCATTTGAGATTTACCCTGAACAATCTGGCGTTCATTTTCCGTTGTTGTAagctgatcacttccttgtgaagTCTCAGTGGCTTCCCACGAGCCTGGTGCCTGTCGCTGCGAGCTGGTTCTCGAGCTCTTTGCCTCTTTAGAATCCTTTGCGACTTGATGCATTTCTTTCCCACTTTCTATCAAGGTGGTCTCTGAACCATTACCGCCAAATGATGGCAACAGAgatttttcattttcttgtacCTGAATACCCTGTCCCTTTTCAATTTGGCCCTGTGCGCCTTCATTTCGTTTCTGAGAATCCGCAAGGGGTTTGACCTCCAGGAAAGCGCTGGTCCTTGTGTTACCAGCTGGTGGGACCTGCTTTTGTGTTGCTGTAAGCTCAGTCTCATTCTGCGCGAGAACTTCCTTCTTTCCTGGTACATCAACACCCTGTCTCCTTTCGGTTTGAGCATCTGTGCCCTTAGGTCTTTCTTGAGCAACAAGGGGTTTGGTATCTAAAAATTTGTTGGTTCTACGGTCACCATCTGCTAGGAACTTCTCTTGTGTTGTTATATGCTCAGTCTCATTCTGTGCTAGGGCTTCCTCACGTCCTGGTACATCACCACCCCGTCTCCTTTCAGTTTGGGCATCTGTACCTTCAGGTCGttcttgagtaacatcagggaGTTTGCTCTCTCGGAATGTGTTGGTTCTTTTCTCACCAGCTGCTAGGACGTGCGTTTGTGTTGTTGTATACTCGGTATCCGTCTTTGCTAGAGCTCCCTCACTTCCTTGTGAGTTGCCGTTCTGTCTCCTTTCGGGTTTGATATCTGAACTAAGAGTTCGTTCTTGAATAGCCCCAAGTGGTTCGGTCTCCAGGAAAGTGCTGGTCCTTCTGTCACCATCAAGTGGGACCCGCTTTTTTGTTGCTGTACGCTCAGTCTCATTCTGTGCTACAGCTTCCTCACTTCTTGGTAAATTACCACCCTGCCTCCTTTCAGTGTGGGAATCTATCCCTTGAGGTCGTTCTTCATCAATGATAAGGATTTTGGTCCGCATGAATGTGTTATTTCTACTGTTATCAGCTACTAGGACCTGCTTCTGTGTTGCTGTAAGCTCAGTTTCCGTTTGTGCCAGTTGTGTAGTTGTATGTTCAGTCTCATTCTGTGCCAGAGTTCTCTCAATTCCTGGTGCATTACCACTCTTTATCCTTTCAGTTTGGGCATCTGTGCCTTCAGGGCGTTGTTGAGTAACGTCAAGGGCCTTGGTATCGAGGGATGTGTTGGTTCTTGTGTCAGCAGTTGTCAGGAGCTGCTTACGTGTTGCTGCATGCTCCACCTCCTCCTGTGTTATACCTTTCACGTGAATGGGTGGGCTCCGAGACCGATATTCTTTCTTGTTGGTGTACTCGGGATGAGATCGCACTTGAAGTTCCAGCACCCAAGAAAGGCTTCCTCCGTTTCGTCTTAATTCTTTCAGGATATTAACTGCAGAGTCCACCTGAAATTAATGCAGAAAGAGGTTATGGATCTGTAGTACACTGTGTTTATTCTCAAAAGGAAAAAGGAGTTGGACACAATCTTTTCGAAAATTAACTAGGTGAAAATGCGTGCTTTTTCCCCCTGTCTGCAGGAAAAAAGTAAGGGTAAATTGCTAAAATTCATTTCttatattcaaaatggctctgagcactatgggactcaactgctgaggtcattagtcccctagaacttagaactagctaaacctaactaacctaaggacatcacaaacatccatgcccgaggcaggattcgaacctgcgaccgtagcggtcttgcggttccagactgcagcgcctttaaccgcacggccacttcggccggctttcttatATTCATTTATCATGTaagaaacaaacattaaaatatgtaCTATCAGCATCAAATACGTTATCGTTAAAACTAAGTATTTATCTCAACCAGAGGAAGGTCATGTCAAGTACTTTTAGTTTTTCTGTGAGTAGATCTCGAATGATGCATGGTTCCCGAGGACAAAGTGTCTGGTCTGCATTTCTCCACACTGTCAGTGTATACGCTACGCTGATGCCCCATTCGTAATTTATGCTTCAATTTTCTTTATGTTAATACTTTGGGAGCATACAACATGAATCAGACATGGCTGAGGTGAAGGTGCCCCAGAATAAtggattacagaatttaaattaccaggATACATTTCGAATATTTCCCACGCGAATTTACATAATGACAATCAAAGTTTTTGATAGCTGTTGTTATCAAGTGATGTTTTCTGAACAGGTAATAGCTAGTCTTCAGGCCGCGCCCTGAAATGTCGGTTAGGTTTATACAGCAGATATGTAAATGTGGGTTCTACAGAGGCTCACTCCCTTCAACCTAGCCATCCTACGTCACATCCGCATAAtatctacgtcacaagcagaacttggGAGACGCCGTACTGGATTTTGTTCTAATCAGATGAAGCCTGTATTTGGTGGGTTTTGTGTTAATGACTTATGTCCTGTGAATATATACTGTTTCAAAACATCGGCACATTGAGGATATTTCGATGATGCGTCGTTATTGGTACCATTTGTTGTAAGAAAATGTTGGGAAACGTCATATTTTTGGTTAAAAATATTTCGTTGTTTTAGTACTGTAACTTAGATTTTACGAAAAGCCTGGCGTTGCAAGACAGTGGCGCACTGCAGATTTATCAGAAAATGCGTCGTTCTTGGCTCTATGTGTTACAATTAAATGACATTTAATAACATGTCGGAGACTGATTCCTTCAGGGGATCAAATAACATACGGCACGTATCTGTGGGACTACAATAGTGTAGTGAATAACGACGTAGACTTACGATGTGAAAATTAGTTGGTTTGTACCCTCTTTTCTCCAAATTTGTTTTACTGATGTCTACCTGTTTAAAAGATTCTGGGGATTTTTTATCAATTTAACAGAAATATGTTCCATAACATTAGATGTTAAGTACATGCGAGTATaagatctctctctctttctctctctctctcaggagtgattttgttccactgtgtgaaCACGACAGGGAATACGGACCaataaactgaaaaattgtttTCTATGTAAATGCCTCATTCAATCGcagttcaatatatatttattcatctaaaaATTACAATCACAGAACATGTCACGGAGAAATCACTGTTTCTCCACGCGAATTCATAAGCACTGCGGATTGAACACATGCAAAACATTAAGAGTCTGAAGTCCAGAACTGAAAACAAGAAACCCGTTAAGCATGCGGCGAAGCTAATATAAACAGCAGTAAAGATTTCTCCAAAAAGCCTTTTTTAGTACGATTTGTTGTGATAAAGTCTCTGGAAACATGAGTCAATGGTTAAATATGCTACCTATAGATCTTATCTTGGAGTAAACTTTTAGTGTTATTTAATAGTTGattatgaaacagaaaaaagataCAGAATGTAAACTTTTGGCTGGAGCGTGATATtggccctccccccctccctccccttcctgAAATACTGGTTTTGGCAACGGACTTTTTTTGCAGCGTAGCCCGATATGTAGGTTCTTCCGATCGATAAATGTCGCAACCCTGCCCAGTTTCTTACAATAAATCGCACCAATAAAGCCTGGTCCGTAATTATATCAGAGTCTTTTTCTTGATATCAGTCGAAAATCGCATAGGcctatattatttctcaagtcaacattccGTTTCCTCAACACATACTAATCGCACAAGGATTGCTATTTgcggaaaatttttattttaacataaaagaaactTTCAACTATCGTGGACATAATGGATGCTCGGCTTCGCACATATATTTTACGAAACTAACTTATTAATCCCGTATATTATCTCATTTTATATACcttttatttgttttaatgttcTTATTAATTGGATAATTTTatacagcattgttgttgttgttgttgttgttgttgtggtcttcagtccagagactggtttggtgcaactctccatgctactgtatcctgtacaagcttcttcatctcccagtaccaactgcatctttctgaatctgtttagtgtattcatctcttggtctccctctacgatttttaccctccacgctgccctccagtactaaattggtgatcccttgatgcctcagaagatgtcctaccaaccggtcccttcttctagtcaagttgtgccacaaactcctcttctccccagttctattcagtacctcctcattagttacgtgatctaaccatctaatctttagcattcatctgtagcaccacatttcgaaagcttctattctcttcttgtctaaactatttattgtccatgtttcactaccatacactccatagaaatatttcagaaacgacttcctgacacttaaatctatactcgatgttaacaaatttctcttcttcagtatcgAGATCTGTaattagcgccggccgcggtggtctcgcggttctaggcgcgcagtccggaaccgtgcgactgctacggtcgcaggttcgaatcctgcctcgggcatggatgtgtgtgatgtccttaggttagttaggtttaagtagttctaagttctaggggactgatgaccacagcagttgagtcccatagtgctcagagccatttgaaccattttgtaattagcCTCTTGAGCGTTTTTTTGACTTTCGTGGCGGCATCCTGACTATAGAGACATACGCAGGAAACCCCCAACCATTTGCTACTATACTGCACTTCATCACATCATAAGAAGTGGGGTTGGGGGGTGCAGACGTGAGATCTACCAAGTTTGGCAGCCCTGTCTCGTGCAAActgatttaaaaatggttcaaatggctctgagcactatgggactcaactgctgaggtcattagtcccctagaacttagaactagttaaacctaactaacctaaggacatcacaaacatccatgcccgtggcaggattcgaacctgcgaccgtagcggtcctgcggttccagactgcagcgcctttaaccgcacggccacttcggccggcaaactgatTTAATAAAGATTACGTGTCAgtatattattgacattgatttgaacttcgtgtcgtgagatccttcctctccaacacagatagtgtcggaagttccatgcggcttttcgcggatgatgctgtagtatacagagaagttgcagcattagaaaattgcagcgaaatgcaggaagatctgcagcggataggcacttggtgtagggagtggcaactgtcccttaacatagacaaatgtaatgtattgcgaatacatagaaagaaggatccttcactgTACGATTATATAATagtagaacaaacactggtagcagttacttctgtaaaatatctgggagtatgagtacggaacgatttgaagtggaatgatcatataaaattgttggtaaggcgggtgcctggttgagattcattgggagagtccttagaaaatgtagtccatcaacaaaggaggtggcttacaaaacactcgttcgacctatacttgagtattgttcatcagtgtgggatccgtaccagatcgggatgacagaggagatagagaagatccaaagaagagcggcgcgtttcgtcacagggttatttggtaagcgtgatagcgttacggagatgtttagcaaactcaagtggcagactctgcaagagaggcgctgtgcatcgcggtgtagcttgctcgccaggtttcgagagggtgcgtttctggatgaggtatcgaatatattgcttccccctacttatacctcccgaggagatcatgaatgtaaaattagagagattcgagcgcgcaccgaggctttccggcagtcgttcttcccgcgaaccatacgcgactggaacagaaaagggaggtaatgacagtggcacgtaaagtgccctccgccacacaccgttgggtggcttgcggagtataaatgtagatgtagatgtagagtggatcTTTTTACTgccaattatttctgggaggaatgGGAATGGAGGGAGCAAGTGGTGCAGGGATGGGGTGTGCtgtggttgcagcattgtgcactagctcagtcgatccttGCATGTCAAGGTGATCACACACACGAGAATTTTTCCAACAAGACACTATCACCAATTTACAGCAGTTTAATTATGCAATTAGGATATTTAGTTGCTGAATGTGAGGTTTCCCGCCAAATGAAGAGATTCAGTCCCTGAaacttgaattttataaataaaccatACCTCCTCTGCTACATCATTGAATTGCCTGTCATGAAAtctttcctctccagcacagaccgaGTCCTTTCCCTGCCAATTTATAGCTGGGtgtgggagttggggggggggggggtgaaatggaAGGACTGGAGTAATTACCACAGAGGGGTGGGTTAATTAATTGatgtatttaattaattagtcgCAGCCAGCAACATGAGTGGCTACGAGGCTTTGGAGGCTGTTAAGTCGCGAATTATTTTGGCCCACGATGTGCAGTTAAGACACAAAGAATGCGCAGAAGTGTCTGCTCTTGCCTGAGTCTATGAGGGCTgacgaagtgaccagtgtgctgggtgagcaGCGATAGAAGCAAACGTGTgttgcgtgagaagattcagtatAATGGGTGTTTGTGATGGATGATAATTCCACCCATGTAAATTGATTGGTTGACTGGTTGGTGACCATCTCTCTCTGACTTCTGAGTATTCACTACAGCAACGTGTGGACACTGGAGGATGGGTGTGCAGCTTACGGCATGGCCGGCGTAGGTGCATGTCTCTCCCAGCTGGACCAAACAGGGGTATCCAGCAATCGGCAGGTGGTGCGTGCGTTGCGATCTTGAGTTTGTGCAATCGGTAGGATTTCTTCACCAGATATATTTACTGAAACGTTGTGGTGGAggaaggtgtttgtgttgtcaaacgTTGATGCATACAAAACCTTGGTATTATTTAGTGCTACAGTTTATTTGTGGCGCAAATTTTATTACTTGATTTGCGTAATGTTTGTGTACGGTACTCAAACACTGTAAAGTGGAGGAGAgcgttttaagcgatctatttgaatCCTGTAAATTGTTGAACAATCAATCTGATAGCGTAGTGAAAGTGGACTATTTAACCCTatttttgatatcaaaattgcatcaGCTCTACCTTTGTcgccagcattagccaataggagcaCAGTACTCTGAGGAGAGATGAAGACCTCCATCTGTGTGTCTGGAGACGTTGCTTCACACAGCTGAACAGGAAGTGACCTCTTGAAGGAGCCAGAGACAGTAAGCAAGACTGGAAGTTCCTGATTAACAAAATGCTGCTACTTGATGCTTTGTGTGGGGGCCGCGAGATCAAAATGGGGCTGATATCTCGTCCATCGTCAGTGGTATTTAGTATTGTGATCTGTAATTAGGCTCTTGAGCGGTTGTTGACCTTCGTGGCGGCGTCCTtaccatagacacacacacacacacacacacacacacacacacacacacacacacacacagcaaacccCAAACAGTGGCTACTATACTGAACTTCATTACAGTCTTTGGTGCTTACAGTTATGTCATGGGAAGTGGGGTTGCTGAGAGCAGACATGAGCTTTACCCAAGTGTGGCATCCCTGTcgccacaaactgattaaataaagaatatccaTCAATATATtactgacattgatttgaatttcgtgttgtgagatcctttctctccagcGCAGAGTGAGTCTTTTCCCCACCAATTTTTTCTGGGAGGGGTGGGGAGTGGCGTGGAGGTGTCAAGACGTCCTGTGGTAATGgtattgtgcactagctcagtcgatccctgcatgtcaaggtgagccCATACGTCAAcatttttccaacaagacaacataTCCAATCTACAGCAGtggaattacataattaggacattTAGTTGCTGGATATGATCTGTTCCCGTCAAATAAAGAAATTCAACCTTCGAAACCTGAATTTTATAAATGAACagtatatcctttgctatgtaattgtATTTCCTGCCATTGAGATCCTTTCTCTCAGtatagactgagtccttttcccactaaCTCCCAGATGGGGGAGGGCAGAACGGGGAGTAGGCTGGGGGAATTTCCAAGTAGGGGGaggagttaattaattgatcgatttcatTATTTAGTCAATTaacttgatatcaaaagtgtgcatgTATCAATGAGGGGGATGGGGGAGGTTTTGAGGTTTTCAGAGAGGTGGGGGATAATGGGGGAATGGGTGGTaggtttctcagaaggactgaTTATCCCCAGGGTGTCATAAATCAACCATCACAGGTTCATAGACCGCTTAGCTGAACAAcaggttaaggtcataaatcaagCAGGTTTGTCCCTGAATatatgcttgcccctgaatgtatgcagccTGCACTAATAAACTGTGCCAGAACACAAGTTATCCTACTACTCTAAGGTTCAGATTCCTCCTACTCTCCATAAGGTGAAAGAAGATTGTACCGTTACAAACATTAGGTTTCATTTACATTTCGGTCAAGAAACGGCAGGTTTCATTGAACGATATGTGGCTGGCACTTGTAGCAGATTGGCCACCCAAACAGGGTAGTAAGAGCTGTTGCACAGTCCGTGTGGCAGCAGAGAGGTGAGTAAATACCTAACAAGCCAGTAAGCAGATGTCGTGTAAATAACTGACAAGCCAGTAAGAACATGTCGCCTGGACCTTCCCACTTTGGGAAGGGGTTAAACTGAATCACTGTTTGGCGATGGAAGCTGAGCAGCATGGCGAGATTTTGACTGTGTGCAAAACTAAAGCATATGTTAATCACCAAAAAAAACTGAGAGCTACAGAAAATCTAATCAGTGTTGAAACAGCTATAAAAAGGTATTCCTACAAAATTGTTAACAAGTTTGTAAATAGATATTAACAAGGTAATTACAATTTATATGTGAAATTATTTATAACAACAGTAACAAAAGCTACAAACCCGTTATTATTATGTACGATGTACTATATGATAGTGCTTGAAGTCAGCTATAAATTAAATATACTTGTtgcagtaaacaacagactaattaATTATTGTACACAATTTGCTGAATATGCCATAGCGACATTCCAAAATTAGTAATAACATGAAGACTGTAACTTACTATCTCAATTTATGTACATGTGTTTAATGAGAAATTTTGGTAAATAAGTTAACTAGAGTGGTATTGCAGGGGCATAAGGAATTAAGTTGTGAATTTGACTAGGTTCCTACAGTTTCAATGTCTAGTGTAAAATAGTTATCTAACAACGTAATTTCTGCTATATATAAAATTAATCTGTgtagtaatgaaataaatacaatTGATTTGGAAAGATATATATCGTGT
This Schistocerca nitens isolate TAMUIC-IGC-003100 chromosome 1, iqSchNite1.1, whole genome shotgun sequence DNA region includes the following protein-coding sequences:
- the LOC126237029 gene encoding retinitis pigmentosa 1-like 1 protein — encoded protein: MRAFAPALLSALVFIQVDSAVNILKELRRNGGSLSWVLELQVRSHPEYTNKKEYRSRSPPIHVKGITQEEVEHAATRKQLLTTADTRTNTSLDTKALDVTQQRPEGTDAQTERIKSGNAPGIERTLAQNETEHTTTQLAQTETELTATQKQVLVADNSRNNTFMRTKILIIDEERPQGIDSHTERRQGGNLPRSEEAVAQNETERTATKKRVPLDGDRRTSTFLETEPLGAIQERTLSSDIKPERRQNGNSQGSEGALAKTDTEYTTTQTHVLAAGEKRTNTFRESKLPDVTQERPEGTDAQTERRRGGDVPGREEALAQNETEHITTQEKFLADGDRRTNKFLDTKPLVAQERPKGTDAQTERRQGVDVPGKKEVLAQNETELTATQKQVPPAGNTRTSAFLEVKPLADSQKRNEGAQGQIEKGQGIQVQENEKSLLPSFGGNGSETTLIESGKEMHQVAKDSKEAKSSRTSSQRQAPGSWEATETSQGSDQLTTTENERQIVQGKSQMARGVSDATTEANEVSLAPAKDRTNLERSNVLTGAVEGAQVAARAEVNSLEPEEVLRQTVTTTEEVGVPQTSQLERYGASRSSTERTAASEGNGVKFTDDLTSGSGFKTSTTGRSLVSQDGGETEVDSSLENPATLRMSTVVDEMQVLLQADATTAGGGDYGAEVAARAEMNSLEPEEVARQTTTEEVRVPQTSQLERYGASRSSTDRTAASEGRIRPLAIVSDIGIEDTGLARDSELYYY